The genomic window GATATGATTCCCCGAAGTAAACACGTCTATTCCATAAGACTTAAGCTCCTCATACACCTTCCTGGTTATACCAAACCCTCCAGCTGCGTTTTCCACATTTGCGATAACAACATCAAACTCGCCACCTCTATCTTCAAGGAATCTGCGGACTCCCTTTCGTCCGGGACTGCCTATGATATCACCTACTATCAAAAACCTCATAATTTATTTTTGTAATGCGGGTGGAGGGAGTTGAACCCTCACGCCCTAACGGGCACCGGATCCTGAGTCCGGCGCGTCTGCCAGTTCCGCCACACCCGCGCTAATAATTATTATTTAGCATACTCTACACGTCTTAGCTCTCTAATTACAACTACCTTTATCTGTCCGGGATAGTCCATCTCCTCCTCTATCTTCCTGGCTATATCCTTTGAAAGGATGTAGGCTTCCTCATCGCTTATCTCTTCAGGATTCACTATAACCCTAACCTCTCTTCCAGCCTGGACAGCGTATGCATTAGCAACTCCCTTAAAGGATTTCACTATCTCCTCAAGCTTTTCAAGTCTCTTCAGGTATGCCTCAAGGGTCTCCCTTCTTGCACCGGGTCTCGCTGCGGAGAGAGCGTCTGCTGCACACACCAGAGCAACCTCAGGATACCTAACCGGCTCCTCTTCGTGGTGGGCTTTTATAGCGTTTATGACAGCGTCGGGCTCTCCGTACTTTTTACAGAGTTCCACACCTATATCCGTATGGGAACCTCCAAGCTCATGGGATACGGCTTTACCTATATCATGGAGTAGTCCAGCTCTCTTAGCCAGTTTAGCATCCAGTCCCAACTCCTCAGCCATGAGTCCTGCGAGGTACGCGACCTCCTTAGAATGAAGGAGAACGTTCTGGGAGTAGCTTGTTCTGAAGTAGAGTTTCCCTATATAGTAATGGAGCCCCGGATTTATATCGTGAAGGTCAAGCTCAAAGGCTGTCTCCTCACCCATCTTTCTTATCTTTTCATCCATCTCCTTCTTTACCTCATCCACTATCTCCTCAATCCTTGCAGGATGTATCCTGCCGTCCTCTATTAGCCTTTCAAGAGCCTCCTTTGCTATCTCTCTTCTTAAAGGGTCAAAGGAAGAGATCGTCACAACGTCAGGAGTGTCATCTATTATCAGGTCTACACCGGTAAGGAGCTCAAAGGTCCTTATATTTCTACCTTCCCTTCCTATAATCCTACCCTTAAACTCGTTGCTGGGAAGCTCCACCGAGGTAGTTGTGTAGTTTATGGCTATCTGGGGAGATATCCTCTGAACGGCAGTAGTCACAACCCTCTTTGCCTCAAGTTCTGCCTTCTCCTTTGCCTCCTCCTCTATTCTCTTCATCAGTTTAACCGCCTCTATCCTGCTTTGCTCTTCAACTCTTCTTAGCAGCTCTTCCTTTGCTTCTTCCATAGTCATGGAAGCTATCCTTTGGAGTTCCAAAGTTTCCTGTTCCTTCAGCTTTCTTATCTCCTCCTGCTCCTTAGCCAGACTCTCCTCAAGCTCAAGGATCTCCTTCCGCCTTATCTCAACCTGTCTTTCAAATTCCCTAACCTCTTTCTCCCGTCTGTATATCTCCTCTTCCCTTCTCTCTATGGTCTCCCATTTCCTCTCAAGCTGCCTTTCTTTTGCGAAGAGGTTTTCCTCAAATTCCTTTAGCTCCCTCTTCTTTTCCTCCAGCTCCTTTCTAAGCCTCTCCGCTTCGCGCTGGGCTTGTTCTATTATCCTATGAGCCTTTTCATCAGCCTCCTTCAAAGCCGCTTCAGCCTTTTGCTGAGCCTCTCTTATAAGTTTCAGAGCCTCCTCCTCAGCCCTCTTCAACTCGCTCTCCACGTCAACGCTGATTGGCTTGCCCTGAGGAGTTTCCTTCTTGCCCCTCATCAGGAGAAATACAGCAAGACTACCCACCAGAATTCCAAGTGCTATACCAATCAAAACCAACGGCTCCATTTCAACACCTCCTTATCACTTCCTTTTCTGTAACAACTATGTCAACAGGTTTGTCCCAAGTGTCCCTGGGAACTCTATCAAGCACCTGAAAGGAATAAGCAACCCCAACCTTAGGAGCGCTCACTCTTTCCAGGAGCCTGTCGTAGTAGCCTTTACCAAAACCTATCCTGTACCCATTCACGTCAAAGGCTATTCCTGGCACCACCACCAGATCTAACTCTTCGGGGGTAACACTGATACCATCTTCAGGCTCCAGTATGTTAAAGGCTCCCGTGGAAAGACAGGTAAGGTTGTTTACCTCCAGCAGGAGGAGCTCGTCCTCTTCTACCTTCGGAAGTACAAGCTTTTTTCCCTGTGAGAAAAGCTGGTCAAAGAGAGGTGTAAGGTCAGGCTCCCCTTTAATGGGGCAGTACAGAAGAACCCTGTTCGCATGCCTAAACTCGGGCAGTGTCCTTAGCCCTGCCCTTATACGCTCATCGTAGGAGGACTTCAGCTCTGAAGGCAGAGTAACCCTTTTACTTAAGAGTTCCCTTCTTATATCTCTCTTTGTCTCTACCAATTCTTCTTCCACCTCCTGTTTCCAGGAGGAGAAGGCAAGTGGTGTTAAGGACCCACCCTGCCGTGACCTCCAGAGACTTCGTGGGCCTCTCGTCCTAAGGTGGGTACCCTCTCGGAGAGCCTTTAAAGACACCCCCGAAGCCGGGTTCCCTTACAGCCCACTTGTAGGCCCCATTGATTATCCCTGGGCCACGCACAGGGCAGGAGGTCTTTATCTTATTTCAACCTGCAGCTCTTCTCTCAACCTCCTAACCAGCTGATCAATTAACTCGCTTACCTCCTCGCTTGAAAGACTTCCCTTCAGGCTCCTGAAGGTAATCCTAACACCTACACTCTTCTTGCCTTCCCCTACCTTGGCATCCGCATAAAGGTCAAACACCATAACATCTTCCACCAAATCTCTAAGCTGAGATTTAATCTCATTTAATAATTTACTCACCGAGAGGTTTTTGTCCATAACAAAAGCTAAATCCCTTATAACCGGAGGAAACTTGGATAGAGGGCTGTACTGAGGTAGAACAGACCTTGTAAAGGGCTCAAGTTTTAGCTCGCACAATACCGGCTCTCCTCTGAGCTCAAGCTTCTGGGTCAACTCAGGGTGGAGCTTACCTACAAAACCCACCCTTTTACCATCAAACACAAGCTCAGACTGAACGTGGGGATGCAAAAATTCAAACCCTGAAGGCTCCAACTCAAAAGGTAACCCCTTACTCTCAAAGATACCTTGTACAACCCCAAGGAGACGAAGAGGGTCCCACGACTCCCCAGGGTAATCATTTACAGAACCCTTCACAAGGATACCGAGTCTATCCTCTTCACCTTCCCTAAAGAATACCTTCCCCAGCTCAAATATAGCCAGGTCATAGTTATAGTGGCTGTCGTTAAATTTCGCCACCCGCAGAAGGGAAGGGATAAGAGAGCTTCTCATAAACCTCTGGGTGGGAACGAGAGGATTAAGTATGTCAACCGCAGGTTTATCCAAGCCCAGGAGGTTATAAAGGTCTTCCTCCTCATAGGAGATGTTTATTACTTCACTCAAACCTTTATCTATTAAGTACTTTTTAATCTCCAGGTACTCATCCCTCCAGAGCTTTCCTGTTAAGGGTAACTTTAATGTATCCGAGGCATAGTAATCGTAGCCTTTCACTCTCATAAGCTCTTCAATTATGTCAACGTCACGGTCCAGGTCAAAGCTCCTATGGGAAGGGATTAAAACCTCAATACCGCATCTTTTTATCTCGTGAGGTATCTCAAGAGCTGAAAGTATTGAAGAGGCTTCTTCATTCTTGTAGCTCTCCCCCGCGTACCTCATGAACTTTCCCATAGACAGAAATACCTTCTTGGGCTCGTACCTCTCCACATACAGGTCTTTTACTGCCGAGACCTCACCCCCTGCGGTTTTCAAGATATAGTCAACGGCTATATCCTGGGCTTTATCTACCCTTTCAATATCTACATTCCTTTCAAATCTGTAGCTGCTATCCGTTTGGATGCCCAGCTTTTTGGAGGACCTCCTTATACGGGAAGGCTCAAAATAGGCTGCCTCCAGGAGAACGTTCTTCGTGCTTTCCACTACGCCTGTATCAAGCCCTCCCATAACACCCGCAACAGCAACAGGTCTTGAGCTGTCTGCTATGACAAGGACACACTCCTCAAGCTCCCTTTTTTCCCCATCCAAGGTTGTTATTGTCTCCCCCTTCCTTGCACTCCTTACCACTATGCCTCCTTCTAGCTTGTCAAGGTCAAAAGCGTGTAAGGGTTGTCCCTCCTGGAGGAGAACGTAATTGGTAACATCCACGATGTTGTTTATACACCTGAGTCCTGATTGCCACAGTCTCTTTCTTATGCTGATAGGGGAGGGCTTAACGCTGACACCTTTAATAACTACACCCCGATAACGTTTACAGTCCCTATCCTCTATAGATATTTTCAGGTCTCCAAACTCTTGAAAGGTTTTGGTTTCGGTTGCCTTCTTGGTGAGACCAAGTAGGGCACTCAGGTCTCTTGCGAGCCCCCTTACGCTTAGCACGTCTCCCCTGTTAGGGGTTATGTCAAGCTCCAAAATCTTCTCACCGAAACCCAGTAACTCTCCAGCATCCGTTCCCGGTCTTATATACTCGTCAAAGCTAAGAACACCTTCGCTGTGCTCCTCAAGTCCAAGCTCCTGGGCGGACAGCAACATACCCTCAGATGGAATACCCTCAAACTCTCTCTTGGTTATACATCTGTCGCCCACTTTGGAGTTAGGCAGGGCAACCACAACAACCTTGCCTTCGGAGAGGGTTAGGTCTCCGGTAACAACTGTTATACTCATACCCTCTGCAACTTCCACCCTTACGATGCACAGCTTTTTATTCTTGGGGTGGGGTTTAGTTTCAAGTATCTTTCCAAAGACAACGCCATCAAGTTCAAGCCCAAATTTTTCAACTGTGGTTTCCACACTTTTTAGGGAGAGTTCCTGAGCTACCTCTTCAGGAGCAAGACCTTCAAGCTCAACAAACTCAGAAAGCCAGCTAAAGGGAATTCGCATAATCTTGTTATTTTAACAGAGGAATGCTAAATCATATAACTGCTAAAGAATATTAATTAGTAAGAATTTATAAAACTCTTTTATGAACTTCATAAAGAATTTTTATTGCGAATTATTATCAGTTATGCATATTATCATAACAAGAATAGATATCAGGAGGGTGGCAACATGAAAGAAGTTAAGGCGGCACTCGTAGCGACTCTTTTATCCTTGTCTGCCACGGCGATGTCCGTAGAAGAGAAAGGGCACTACAAGTTCAGGTACGTAAAGCATTTCCAAAGCTCTGTGACCCTTGCAAAAGCCACAAGTTCGGGAATCGTTGAAGGTAAGGTCGTTTACGTGGGTAAGAGGAAGCTGGAGAACAGGAAAAAACTTATAACAAAGGATAAGGAAGTGTGTGGAACAGGTTACAAGATTGATGAAGTTTACGTTGTATCCGATGAAGGTGGTGTTAAAAACGCCGTCGTATTCATTGAGGGAGCGGGAAATCCCCCCAAAGAAACCGTAAAGCTCGTACAGGAGAAGTGTGAATTCCATCCCAGGGTCATAGCTATGGGTGCAGGGTCCACGCTGGAGGTGGTAAACAACGACACAGTAAAACATGAGGCTAACGGTGTGCAAGACTTTGAAACCATATTTCAGCTATCACAGCATAAGAAGGGTATGGTTGACAGGGTTGAGCTAAAAAAGCCCGGAGTGGTTGAGGTAACCTGCAACATACACGGGTGGATGAAAGCTTGGGCTGTGGTTATAGACAGCCCATACTACGCGGTAACCGATGAGAAGGGGAGCTTCAAGATAAGTGGATTACCTCCGGGAAACTACAAGCTCAGGCTATGGCACGAAGGTTTTGGAGAGAAAGCCCTTAACGTGAAGGTAGAAGAGGGTAAGCCCACAAGCGTAGTCTTTGAGCTCAGGTAGGAGGGTAGAAATGAAAAAGGGTATTCTTTTTGCCTCTCTGGTAGGCATACTTTTCACACTCGGAAGCGCAGATTCAGCTAAAAGACCTAACATAAGTCCTTTACCAGACAAGCCACCAGAACCCAAAGATAATCCGAGCACACCTGTTAAGGTAGAGCTTGGCAAACTCTTGTATTTTGACCCGAGGCTCTCCGGAGATGGAAGTACCTCCTGTGCTACATGCCACGACCCTAACCAGGGATGGGCAAAGAAGAGGTTTATGTCTCCAGCCTATCCCGAGAACAAACATTTCAGACACTCACCTACGGTACTGAACGCAGCATACAACACCCTCATGTTTTGGGATGGAAGGGCAAAAAGCCTTGAAGAACAGGCAAAAGGTCCAATAAAGTCTCCCTTTGAGATGAACCTAAACTATGACCTCTTGGAAGAGAGGCTGAAGAAGATACCCAAGTACCGTGA from Hydrogenivirga caldilitoris includes these protein-coding regions:
- a CDS encoding 5-formyltetrahydrofolate cyclo-ligase codes for the protein MEEELVETKRDIRRELLSKRVTLPSELKSSYDERIRAGLRTLPEFRHANRVLLYCPIKGEPDLTPLFDQLFSQGKKLVLPKVEEDELLLLEVNNLTCLSTGAFNILEPEDGISVTPEELDLVVVPGIAFDVNGYRIGFGKGYYDRLLERVSAPKVGVAYSFQVLDRVPRDTWDKPVDIVVTEKEVIRRC
- the pheT gene encoding phenylalanine--tRNA ligase subunit beta; translated protein: MRIPFSWLSEFVELEGLAPEEVAQELSLKSVETTVEKFGLELDGVVFGKILETKPHPKNKKLCIVRVEVAEGMSITVVTGDLTLSEGKVVVVALPNSKVGDRCITKREFEGIPSEGMLLSAQELGLEEHSEGVLSFDEYIRPGTDAGELLGFGEKILELDITPNRGDVLSVRGLARDLSALLGLTKKATETKTFQEFGDLKISIEDRDCKRYRGVVIKGVSVKPSPISIRKRLWQSGLRCINNIVDVTNYVLLQEGQPLHAFDLDKLEGGIVVRSARKGETITTLDGEKRELEECVLVIADSSRPVAVAGVMGGLDTGVVESTKNVLLEAAYFEPSRIRRSSKKLGIQTDSSYRFERNVDIERVDKAQDIAVDYILKTAGGEVSAVKDLYVERYEPKKVFLSMGKFMRYAGESYKNEEASSILSALEIPHEIKRCGIEVLIPSHRSFDLDRDVDIIEELMRVKGYDYYASDTLKLPLTGKLWRDEYLEIKKYLIDKGLSEVINISYEEEDLYNLLGLDKPAVDILNPLVPTQRFMRSSLIPSLLRVAKFNDSHYNYDLAIFELGKVFFREGEEDRLGILVKGSVNDYPGESWDPLRLLGVVQGIFESKGLPFELEPSGFEFLHPHVQSELVFDGKRVGFVGKLHPELTQKLELRGEPVLCELKLEPFTRSVLPQYSPLSKFPPVIRDLAFVMDKNLSVSKLLNEIKSQLRDLVEDVMVFDLYADAKVGEGKKSVGVRITFRSLKGSLSSEEVSELIDQLVRRLREELQVEIR
- a CDS encoding carboxypeptidase regulatory-like domain-containing protein, which translates into the protein MKEVKAALVATLLSLSATAMSVEEKGHYKFRYVKHFQSSVTLAKATSSGIVEGKVVYVGKRKLENRKKLITKDKEVCGTGYKIDEVYVVSDEGGVKNAVVFIEGAGNPPKETVKLVQEKCEFHPRVIAMGAGSTLEVVNNDTVKHEANGVQDFETIFQLSQHKKGMVDRVELKKPGVVEVTCNIHGWMKAWAVVIDSPYYAVTDEKGSFKISGLPPGNYKLRLWHEGFGEKALNVKVEEGKPTSVVFELR
- the rny gene encoding ribonuclease Y, producing MEPLVLIGIALGILVGSLAVFLLMRGKKETPQGKPISVDVESELKRAEEEALKLIREAQQKAEAALKEADEKAHRIIEQAQREAERLRKELEEKKRELKEFEENLFAKERQLERKWETIERREEEIYRREKEVREFERQVEIRRKEILELEESLAKEQEEIRKLKEQETLELQRIASMTMEEAKEELLRRVEEQSRIEAVKLMKRIEEEAKEKAELEAKRVVTTAVQRISPQIAINYTTTSVELPSNEFKGRIIGREGRNIRTFELLTGVDLIIDDTPDVVTISSFDPLRREIAKEALERLIEDGRIHPARIEEIVDEVKKEMDEKIRKMGEETAFELDLHDINPGLHYYIGKLYFRTSYSQNVLLHSKEVAYLAGLMAEELGLDAKLAKRAGLLHDIGKAVSHELGGSHTDIGVELCKKYGEPDAVINAIKAHHEEEPVRYPEVALVCAADALSAARPGARRETLEAYLKRLEKLEEIVKSFKGVANAYAVQAGREVRVIVNPEEISDEEAYILSKDIARKIEEEMDYPGQIKVVVIRELRRVEYAK